A stretch of Podospora bellae-mahoneyi strain CBS 112042 chromosome 5, whole genome shotgun sequence DNA encodes these proteins:
- a CDS encoding hypothetical protein (MEROPS:MER0001495; COG:G; EggNog:ENOG503NWPH) has translation MLQEPPTLSSMPKLCSWTRVLILMCAKLPRCCCWCHQDGICYTNYAYIAAPCSAEEHIIRCAAQYTAERRLLFDISYNLKVKYEGNSWAGDDILLSLSTTMKLINELTILSLFLTAASAASILFKGGTVIAFNKQTQGLRVLREGSVLVENDRITGVYDSTPTRIPPRTEIVDIAGKIITPGFIDTHRHGWQTVFKTMASNTSLLEFFGRYSSYVAPFFWNATDIYDSQLAGLYEALNAGVTTSLDHATHTWSKDAAEAGLQACIDSGARVFWGFTFANITGLITVEELYPVFRNMAAKTGLRSSPTTLGIAYDGWGPNPNVGEINKIMALARELNVSVITTHSLQGPWGFSNSPEDIHALNYLNISTPIVFSHASFLTPTGADLLRSTNQYVSITPESEMHYGQTHPVAYSIQDQASLGIDTHITFSTDILTQARIWLQQARYERYLDVLEQGKLPASNPMSVEQAFLLATRNGALALRRDDLGGIFVGGKADLVVWDGDSPGMLGWIDPVAAVILHASVGDIEAVLVDGKWVKRGGKLVARGWPEARARFLRTAKRLQGVWRGMPLPEAPAEFNGSPVVHPERVDVVRGPGDGYGNVYI, from the exons ATGTTACAGGAACCACCGACCTTGTCGTCTATGCCCAAGTTATGCAGTTGGACGCGTGTCTTGATATTAATGTGCGCCAAGCTTCCacggtgttgttgttggtgccaTCAGGACGGGATATGTTACACAAACTATGCATATATTGCAGCGCCTTGCAGTGCCGAAGAGCATATTATTCGCTGCGCCGCTCAATACACGGCAGAGAGACGCCTG CTCTTCGACATCTCATACAACCTGAAAGTCAAATATGAGGGCAACTCTTGGGCCGGTGATGACATTCTTCTCTCCCTATCGACAACGATGAAGCTCATCAACGAATTAACCATCTTGTCCCTGTTCCTCACTGCGGCGAGCGCAGCATCGATACTCTTCAAAGGTGGAACCGTCATTGccttcaacaaacaaactcaAGGTCTACGCGTTCTCCGGGAAGGCTCAGTTCTCGTCGAGAATGACCGCATCACTGGCGTATATGATTCAACACCAACCCGCATCCCTCCCCGGACCGAAATCGTCGACATCGCCGGCAAGATCATCACTCCAGGGTTCATCGACACCCACCGCCATGGATGGCAGACAGTCTTCAAGACCATGGCCTCCAACACCAGTCTCCTTGAGTTCTTTGGCCGCTACAGCTCGTATGTAGCCCCCTTTTTCTGGAATGCCACAGACATTTATGACAGCCAGCTTGCCGGTCTGTACGAGGCCCTGAACGCGGGCGTCACGACTTCTCTTGACCATGCCACTCACACCTGGTCCAAAGACGCTGCTGAGGCGGGTCTCCAGGCCTGTATCGACAGTGGGGCGAGAGTGTTCTGGGGATTCACCTTTGCCAATATTACTGGATTGATCACAGTTGAAGAGCTGTATCCAGTCTTCCGGAACATGGCTGCCAAAACAGGACTGAGAAGCTCCCCTACTACTCTGGGCATTGCCTACGACGGCTGGGGCCCGAACCCGAATGTTGGGGAAATCAACAAAATCATGGCGCTTGCGAG GGAGCTCAACGTATCAGTCATCacaacccactccctccaaGGACCCTGGGGCT TCAGCAACTCCCCCGAAGACATCCACGCCCTAAACTacctcaacatctccacccccatcgtcttctcccacgcctccttcctcacccccaccgGCGCCGACCTGCTACGGTCCACCAACCAGTACgtctccatcacccccgAGTCAGAGATGCACTACGGCCAAACCCACCCAGTCGCCTACTCCATCCAGGACCAAGCCTCCCTCGGCATCGACACTCACATCACATTCAGCACCGACATCCTCACCCAAGCCCGCATCTGGCTTCAACAGGCGCGGTACGAGCGTTATCTTGACGTGCTCGAGCAGGGAAAGCTACCAGCTAGCAATCCCATGTCGGTCGAGCAGGCATTCCTGCTCGCTACTAGGAACGGGGCCCTGGCGCTGAGACGTGATGATTTGGGTGGGATTTTTGTGGGTGGGAAGGCTGacttggtggtgtgggaCGGGGATTCACCGGGGATGCTGGGGTGGATTGatcctgttgctgctgtgatTCTTCATGCAAGTGTGGGTGATATTGAGGCTgtgttggtggatgggaagtgGGTTAAGCGGGGGGGTAAGCTCGTCGCGCGGGGCTGGCCcgaggcgagggcgaggtttTTAAGGACGGCAAAGAGGCTTCAGGGGGTGTGGAGGGGTATGCCGTTGCCGGAGGCGCCGGCGGAGTTTAATGGGAGCCCGGTTGTGCACCCAGAGAGGGTGGATGTGGTTAGGGGGCCGGGGGATGGGTATGGGAATGTTTACATTTGA
- a CDS encoding hypothetical protein (EggNog:ENOG503PWTS), whose protein sequence is MSISRDSVLLLFLLSWIICKERLIWQPACFGTCIEPTHLPTRQLGKDSQIYPPAMDQREKAPFLASSRDMEEAAQHADSTQPQQQHRCGLRSTVRILGATTCLLVFLLHILLQVPLTTTSTTTTTLQPHHHHASKPPRSITHPTIKKRIPGEHVVLADCRDRKNVVSSQMAYYVGDPGPIPGDVAIVETPPGQTALWINTETSALFYNSNVTFTAWLGPKVGDGQFAGTGDNGYGNFTCWQRFKFDLYRYNNDTICSGVYACNHDVMPAVLPTPGAGSNPGAGAGAAPETAPSGGLPQGAMIGIIVAVVGSVLFGIAMGVFWWYWRRTRQRQQQQQQQQQQQQGDESPEPKTENNEASLPPPTYASAVLPQSPAAAPKFELAPGTLYEMDGQWYRVEMATDNSRYEMDAQSVKKGGGVASEEVENEEGESPTSSVEGSSLSAMTRGDTVSSVNSPVLTPVNAEGRVVSPPVAGMPVPVLVPIPGPGADDNAESEAHGNTGSG, encoded by the exons ATGTCAATTTCAAGGGATTCAGttcttcttttgtttcttctcaGTTGGATAATCTGCAAAGAGCGCCTGATCTGGCAACCCGCGTGTTTCGGCACTTGCATCGAACCGacacacctacctacccgACAGCTTGGGAAGGATTCTCAGATCTACCCGCCCGCTATGGACCAACGAGAGAAAGCtcccttcttggccagctccaGGGACATGGAGGAAGCAGCGCAACATGCTGACTCCACCcagccgcaacaacaacaccgctgTGGCCTAAGGAGCACCGTTCGCATCCTAGGAGCAACAACCtgcctcctcgtcttcctcctccacatcctcctccaagtcccgctaaccaccaccagcaccaccaccaccaccctccagccccatcaccaccatgcctccaaacccccccgatccatcacccaccccaccatcaaaaagCGCATCCCGGGCGAACACGTCGTCCTAGCCGACTGCCGCGACCGCAAAAACGTCGTCTCCTCCCAGATGGCCTACTACGTCGGCGACCCTGGCCCCATCCCCGGCGACGTCGCCATAGTAGAGACACCCCCCGGTCAAACCGCCCTCTGGATCAACACCGAGACCTCTGCCCTCTTCTACAACAGCAACGTCACCTTCACCGCCTGGCTCGGCCCCAAGGTAGGCGACGGGCAGTTTGCCGGGACGGGTGACAACGGCTACGGGAATTTTACTTGTTGGCAGAGGTTCAAGTTTGATCTGTATCGCTACAACAATGATACGATTTGCTCGGGGGTGTATGCTTGTAATCATGATGTTATGCCTG CGGTGTTGCCTACTCCCGGGGCGGGTTCGAATCCGGGGGCGGGGGCCGGGGCGGCTCCGGAGACGGCCCCAAGCGGCGGCCTCCCACAGGGAGCAATGATAGGGATCATTGTCGCCGTTGTCGGGTCAGTGCTTTTTGGGATTGCAATGGGGGTTTTTTGGTGGTACTGGCGGCGGACAagacagcggcagcaacaacaacaacaacaacaacaacaacaacaaggggACGAGTCACCTGAGCCAAAGACGGAGAATAATGAAGCGTCACTTCCGCCGCCGACATATGCCTCGGCTGTTTTGCCTCAGTCGCCGGCTGCTGCGCCCAAGTTTGAGCTTGCGCCGGGGACGCTGTatgagatggatgggcagTGGTACCGCGTGGAAATGGCGACTGATAATTCGAGGTATGAGATGGATGCGCAGAGTGTCaagaaagggggtggggttgcgagtgaggaggtggaaaatgaggagggggagagtcCGACTAGTTCTGTGGAGGGGAGTAGTCTGTCAGCGATGACGAGGGGTGATACTGTGAGTTCTGTCAACTCGCCGGTTTTGACGCCGGTGAATGccgaggggagggttgtgtCGCCGCCTGTGGCCGGgatgccggtgccggtgttgGTTCCTATTCCTGGGCCTGGTGCAGATGATAATGCTGAGAGTGAGGCTCATGGAAATACTGGGTCTGGTTGA
- a CDS encoding hypothetical protein (EggNog:ENOG503PEVQ; COG:M) produces MGGHRDAAEVLLSCGADPEPRSLLYSTPLTLLIWQRGKKDRDESMGIIQLLLEKGADPNGADDDGDTSLISCSVFQQVEVTQLLLKHGAQVDVANNDGKKAIHAAAAECDPRMIRLLLDHGANPAQKEIDGWKALHMAAQMDKKETLEVVKVLVDTRRIEINNQEEKGTTALYLAVQAGRPDVAQVLLEAGADPNITAKPDFWPLRRAVLTSNMELLNLLLSHGADVSLSDSKGRNVHFACAQSDANILKRVVEASLDALPQQRDDNGGTPLHVAVQNDYEVIALALMELGGASKRQRAE; encoded by the coding sequence ATGGGGGGTCACCGTGACGCTGCTGAGGTCCTTTTGTCCTGCGGGGCGGATCCGGAACCTCGCAGTTTATTATACTCCACGCCTCTTACCCTGCTGATCTGgcaaagaggaaagaaagatCGGGACGAGTCGATGGGCATCATCCAGCTACTGCTCGAAAAAGGGGCCGACCCGAATGGTGCTGATGACGATGGTGATACCTCACTGATTTCATGTTCTGTGTTCCAGCAGGTCGAGGTCACGCAGTTGCTCCTCAAACACGGTGCCCAAGTTGACGTAGCAAACAACGACGGGAAGAAGGCTATCCATGCGGCTGCCGCGGAGTGCGATCCGAGAATGATACGACTCCTCCTGGATCATGGTGCGAACCCGGCTCAAAAGGAAATCGATGGGTGGAAAGCCCTACACATGGCTGCACAGATGGACAAAAAGGAGACGCTGGAGGTCGTAAAGGTGCTTGTGGACACACGAAGAATAGAAATCAACAAccaagaggagaaagggaCAACGGCACTATACCTAGCTGTCCAAGCGGGACGTCCTGATGTGGCCCAAGTTCTCCTGGAAGCCGGGGCGGACCCCAATATTACAGCCAAACCCGATTTTTGGCCCCTACGGAGGGCCGTCCTAACTTCCAACATGGAACTTCTGAATCTTCTCCTCAGTCATGGCGCAGACGTCAGTTTGTCGGATAGCAAGGGCAGAAACGTTCACTTCGCTTGCGCACAATCTGATGCCAACATCCTCAAGAGGGTCGTGGAGGCCAGTCTTGATGCTCTTCCGCAGCAGCGTGATGACAATGGAGGAACACCCCTGCACGTCGCCGTGCAGAACGACTATGAAGTGATTGCCCTAGCTCTGATGGAACTTGGTGGTGCTAGTAAAAGGCAGCGGGCGGAGTAA
- a CDS encoding hypothetical protein (EggNog:ENOG503P387), whose translation MKLIIAGSSGFLATELTRQSLFNPLITSLITLGRKPCPPPDLSTLLPNADLSKLKPVILEDFDRDDYPDNIKSDLSNADACIWTIAITPAQLKTVPWETTVKICCDYALTGIKVISSLTDKRPFRFVYVSGANAVLDPAKKPLLLGDYCVLRGEAENKILEFGKTSGGRVEVAIAKPGIISGPTKETGVLATVFFGVVGIGKVRVGQVAGALLEGVAKGFERETYENEDLVRVGSGTVAGGE comes from the coding sequence atgaagctcatcatcgccggctCATCCGGTTTCCTAGCCACAGAACTAACCCGCCAATCCCTCTTtaaccccctcatcacctccctcatcacgCTCGGCCGAAAACCCTGCCCCCCGCCCGACCtatccaccctcctcccaaacgcCGACCTCTCTAAACTCAAACCTGTCATCCTCGAGGATTTCGACAGAGATGACTACCCCGACAACATCAAATCCGACCTCTCCAACGCAGACGCCTGCATCTGGACCATAGCCATCACCCCTGCCCAGCTCAAGACCGTGCCCTGGGAGACAACGGTCAAGATCTGCTGTGACTACGCCTTGACTGGGATCAAGgtgatctcctccttgacggATAAAAGGCCGTTTAGATTTGTCTATGTCAGTGGTGCGAACGCTGTGCTGGATCCAGCAAAGaagccgttgttgttgggcgATTATTGCGTTCTCCGCGGCGAAGCGGAAAACAAAATCTTGGAGTTTGGGAAAACAtctgggggaagggtggaggtggcgaTTGCGAAGCCGGGGATTATCTCTGGTCCGACCAAGGAGACGGGGGTGTTGGCGACGGTGTTTTTCGGCgtggttgggattgggaaggtgagggttgggCAGGTTGCCGGTGCGttgttggaaggggttgCGAAGGGGTTTGAGAGGGAGACGTATGAGAATGAGGATTTGGTCAGGGTGGGGAGTGGGACGGTGGCGGGGGGTGAGTAG
- a CDS encoding hypothetical protein (EggNog:ENOG503P0HQ; COG:S) gives MSHPHSRQICTDCTVIFQKAGSVLTSGITETVSSLPLDQSYRERIIRHVHQNQCDMCSLISNTIPAINDPLDSKRTAELRFTLLQNNPASVNLRLWEFCAEDQKARSHAGGLSIQDVRNGRSTRILSAPTTWSAETLGQIKDWLETCLSSHAQCANRSSGRLPRRLIDVWSTTEPLPKHFDQLSLENSQNIRVVVSESLPQDTKYLTLSHRWGNPPKLLLTTQTQFLLKEDIVPHLLACDEAAVFRHAIQVTRGLGFRYIWIDALCIEQDNGPEKAVDIMHMDEVYTNSSLNLSASVASVLDGLVFDRDLSSINPCRATVVVEAGQESVALQATPEGFHSLRAVGPLYERGWVYQERLLAPRIVHFLSDQVYWECHALDASEVLPEGYQDGLERQTRGMAAITKGLSANELELRWFRLVEDYTATALTYPDDRLLAVSALAKQFSSVAKRNPNDYLAGMWKDSLLASLVWLLAEYEEGSEPQRSSDAPRETEVAPSWSWASIMDTVSWPQSSEYTRIVPSVEWVDVEVDRTSQNLFDGTNLCRLRLRGHMRKICRYIENGQPWISISGTVRFPEVLEINEEFFDQPLALSWDTCRESVALALKDDSEGLPGRTYFLLHIGAEQAAYCGDWEPAAEEGMILERTPEHGTYRRVGHFLVPYLSIQDYESFELAGAFHRGFEGLLDENSGDYHELDPDGRSPSHHTSQRVFHPSPYEMARPSSDRPPSRSRSRSPSLVKSSSHPTPRRAIRPLLLLVALINLSWSLYQLPTTRVIESRLCFDHYFLSDPSAVPPDGTIPEELCKLETIQQRLGKLQGVMETIWVGGDFLMTIPLVTLADRYGYGFVLRLNLIPRAFLLGWMLFVGYFRWLPVEWVVLAPTGSWLGGDCVLNSVVYFLVSELTGDVVLRATFFAYLNATTSIFSSQLGPALASMTMSFRLWLPFVLGLGLLLISAPLISLLPIAPPPHPVEPRETHDEERSSLPSPQAPPKSLLSLFNTRLFSILSLLTAPTPNFVLLLVVFFLASLASSDTKLLPLYITNRYHLLLSSIGYLLSVKAVFNFFLLTYIIPALLRKQAGYMSAHEPEAGPTRTTIHNAKICLLLSAFGALCVALAPSIGWLVCALGVYALGIALPMFTFGLLKSEHVVKQVDSETGVVFSVVMLVRTVGTLMGAMVMPLLWVEALKTGDPEDLGLPWGVSGIIYAVASVVLLGMKVAG, from the exons ATGTCACACCCCCACAGCCGGCAGATATGCACCGACTGCACCGTAATATTCCAAAAGGCAGGTTCTGTCTTGACATCGGGAATCACCGAAACAGTCTCGTCCTTGCCATTGGATCAGTCATACCGAGAGCGAATAATCCGACACGTTCATCAAAACCAATGTGACATGTGCtctctcatcagcaacaccatcccgGCAATCAATGACCCCCTAGACTCCAAAAGGACAGCAGAGCTCAGGTTTACTCTGCTGCAAAACAACCCGGCGAGTGTGAATCTCAGGCTTTGGGAGTTTTGTGCCGAGGACCAAAAGGCTAGATCTCATGCAGGGGGTTTGAGCATCCAAGATG TTCGGAATGGAAGAAGTACCCGCATACTCAGTGCCCCTACTACATGGTCAGCTGAAACGCTGGGTCAGATCAAGGACTGGTTGGAAACATGCCTTTCATCGCATGCCCAGTGCGCAAACCGGTCCTCAGGCCGTCTCCCACGGCGTCTGATAGACGTTTGGTCTACCACCGAGCCGCTGCCGAAACACTTTGATCAACTGAGTCTTGAAAATTCTCAGAACATCCGCGTAGTAGTGTCCGAATCTCTGCCCCAAGACACAAAGTACCTCACCCTCAGCCACAGATGGGGCAATCCACCCAAGTtgctcctcaccacccagaCTCAGTTCCTGCTAAAAGAAGACATAGTCCCCCATCTTCTAGCGTGCGACGAAGCAGCGGTATTCCGCCATGCCATCCAAGTCACGCGTGGGCTTGGATTCCGATACATATGGATTGACGCCCTCTGCATCGAGCAAGACAACGGACCAGAGAAAGCAGTTGATATCATGCACATGGACGAAGTCTATACCAACTCATCTTTGAATCTCTCGGCTTCCGTAGCCAGTGTACTTGACGGGCTAGTCTTTGATCGAGACTTGTCGTCGATCAATCCTTGTCGGGCGACGGTCGTCGTCGAAGCTGGTCAAGAAAGCGTTGCCCTGCAGGCAACTCCCGAAGGGTTTCATTCCTTGCGGGCTGTTGGACCCCTTTACGAACGAGGCTGGGTGTATCAAGAGAGGTTGCTCGCACCGCGCATTGTACATTTCTTGTCGGACCAAGTGTACTGGGAGTGTCATGCTTTGGACGCATCTGAGGTTCTCCCCGAGGGATATCAAGATGGATTGGAGCGCCAGACACGGGGTATGGCGGCGATTACGAAGGGTCTATCTGCTAACGAACTGGAACTGCGATGGTTCCGTCTTGTGGAAGACTACACTGCCACGGCTCTGACATATCCGGATGATCGCCTGCTAGCTGTGTCAGCTTTGGCTAAGCAGTTTTCTTCTGTTGCGAAACGGAACCCGAATGACTATCTGGCTGGGATGTGGAAGGACAGCCTACTGGCTTCGctggtgtggttgttggctgaATACGAAGAAGGAAGCGAGCCACAACGGTCAAGTGATGCTCCGAGGGAAACAGAAGTGGCACCGTCCTGGTCCTGGGCGTCCATCATGGATACAGTATCATGGCCTCAGAGCTCTGAATACACCCGGATAGTGCCTAGTGTCGAGTGGGTGGACGTCGAGGTTGACCGAACATCCCAAAATTTGTTTGACGGCACTAATCTATGTCGACTTCGTCTTCGCGGCCATATGCGCAAGATATGCCGATACATCGAGAACGGACAGCCTTGGATTAGCATTTCAGGAACAGTCCGGTTCCCGGAAGTATTGGAGATTAATGAGGAATTCTTTGACCAACCGTTGGCCTTGAGCTGGGACACGTGTCGAGAGTCGGTTGCACTTGCACTGAAAGACGACAGTGAAGGACTGCCTGGTCGGACATATTTTCTGCTTCACATAGGCGCGGAGCAGGCGGCGTACTGTGGGGATTGGGAGCCCGCGGCAGAGGAGGGTATGATTCTTGAAAGGACTCCAGAGCATGGAACATATAGGCGGGTAGGGCATTTTCTTGTGCCCTATCTGTCGATCCAGGATTATGAGAGCTTCGAGCTGGCGGGCGCGTTTCATCGAGGCTTTGAAGGACTGCTGGATGAGAATTCGGGTGATTATCACGAGCTGGACCCTGATGGGAGGT CACCTTCACATCATACATCTCAACGGGTATTCCACCCCTCACCATATGAGATGGCACGCCCTTCGTCAGACCGGCCTCCGTCTCGTTCAAGAAGCCGCTCGCCTTCCCTCGTCAAATCCTCTTCTCACCCCACTCCCCGCCGCGCAATCCGCCCGCTACTTCTTCTGGTagccctcatcaacctctcaTGGTCGCTATACcaactccccaccacccgcgTGATCGAATCCCGGCTCTGTTTTGACCACTACTTCCTCAGTGATCCCTCAGCCGTTCCCCCGGACGGCACCATCCCAGAAGAGCTGTGTAAGCTCGAAACCATCCAGCAGCGCTTAGGGAAGTTGCAAGGGGTGATGGAGACCATCTGGGTGGGGGGTGACTTTCTCATGACGATTCCTTTGGTGACGCTGGCGGATCGATATGGGTACGGATTCGTTTTGAGGCTGAACCTGATCCCCCGCGCATTTTTGCTGGGGTGGATGCTGTTTGTTGGGTACTTTAGGTGGCTGCCGGTGGAATGGGTTGTGCTTGCGCCAACGGGGAGTTGGCTGGGAGGTGATTGCGTGTTGAACTCGGTGGTGTATTTTCTGGTGTCGGAGTTGACGGGGGATGTGGTTCTGCG GGCGACCTTCTTCGCCTACCTCAACGCTACGACTTCCATTTTCTCGAGTCAGCTTGGGCCTGCTCTGGCATCAATGACCATGTCATTCAGGCTGTGGCTACCCTTCGTACTAGGACTTGGTCTATTGTTGATATCGGCACCCCTGATCTCTTTGCTTCCCATAGCGCCTCCCCCGCACCCAGTTGAACCCCGAGAGACGCATGATGAAGAAAGGTCTTCTCTGCCGTCTCCTCAAGCACCACCCAAATCTTTGCTCTCGCTCTTCAACACACGCCTGTtttccatcctctcccttctcacCGCCCCCACGCCCAACTTCGTCTTGCTTCTCGTcgttttcttcctcgcctccctcgcctcctccgacacgaagctcctccccctctacatcaccaaccgttatcacctccttctctctTCCATCGGCTACCTCCTCTCCGTCAAAGCCGTCTTTAATTTTTTCCTGTTAACCTACATCATCCCCGCCCTCCTTCGAAAACAGGCCGGGTACATGTCTGCTCATGAGCCCGAAGCCGGTCCCACGAGGACAACGATTCACAACGCCAAGATCTGTTTACTTTTGTCGGCTTTCGGCGCATTGTGCGTCGCCCTCGCTCCTAGTATTGGCTGGCTCGTTTGTGCGTTGGGGGTGTATGCACTGGGAATAGCTCTGCCAATGTTCACTTTTGGGCTGCTAAAGAGTGAGCATGTGGTCAAGCAGGTGGACTCTGAGACAGGGGTGGTGTTTTCAGTCGTGATGCTCGTTCGGACGGTGGGAACGCTGATgggggcgatggtgatgcccCTGCTGTGGGTGGAAGCGTTGAAGACGGGAGATCCAGAGGATTTGGGGCTGCCTTGGGGGGTTAGTGGGATTATTTATGCGGTTGCGAGTGTGGTATTGCTGGGTATGAAGGTGGCAGGGTAG
- a CDS encoding hypothetical protein (CAZy:AA3; COG:E; EggNog:ENOG503NZM6) yields the protein MRYRLLSALIISAVAVVEAAPATATAEYDYIVVGSGPGGGPLAADLARAGYSTLLIEAGGDEGDNPTYAEIAWFNEAANDEATRWDFWVKHYDDPEEDRKFKHTTWDTGDGTFYVGLDPPEGAKYLGIQYPRAAVLGGCAMHNAAVCTLPADDDWNIIVNKTGDASWSASNMRKYLKKIERNQYLPPGDPNRGYDGWLATSVGPTDWARNSSNPATTILKKLAALTGQDETRAADLLGTDILTEIPNLDETSSLYNLAQHADSTGKRNSPNNYVRATLADPAKYPLTLKLHTLVTRVLFDESTVGVSGVTPRAIGVEIMQGQSLYKADPKHNGQTAPKSQILAAREVIISGGAFNSPQLLKLSGIGPRDELAKFNIPLVKHLPGVGENLGDNYEGSLLAMGQTPVNSGLITAVFRTPNAPDARRNIFTWCGAFSFEGFWPGFPTWHGAEQYTCALVHMQPKSQAGSVTLRSADPQDVPDINFRFFKNQGDQDLEELVAGANILREAINSVPEPVAPFVERHPCEGDRRESGDCGEEVQKEYFKSQAYSHHATSTCAIGGEDEEMAVLDSKFRVHGVRGLRVVDASAFPVVPGAFPSCPTMMISVKAAEDIVAERKAEEAAAARM from the coding sequence ATGCGTTACCGTTTGTTATCCgccttgatcatctcggcAGTCGCCGTGGTAGAGGCTGCCCCGGCCACCGCTACCGCCGAATATGACTACATCGTCGTCGGGAGCGGTCCCGGCGGTGGTCCCCTCGCCGCCGATCTCGCCCGGGCCGGGTACTCCACACTGTTGATCGAAGCCGGCGGTGACGAGGGCGACAACCCGACCTACGCCGAGATCGCCTGGTTCAACGAGGCGGCCAACGATGAAGCCACCCGTTGGGATTTCTGGGTCAAGCACTACGACGATCCCGAGGAAGACCGCAAGTTCAAGCACACCACCTGGGACACGGGCGACGGCACCTTTTACGTCGGCCTCGACCCCCCAGAGGGAGCCAAGTACCTCGGCATCCAATACCCACGCGCTGctgttttgggtggttgCGCCATGCACAACGCTGCCGTCTGCACCCTCCCGGCAGACGACGACTGGaacatcatcgtcaacaagACCGGTGACGCCAGCTGGTCGGCGAGCAACATGCGCAAGTACCTCAAAAAGATCGAGCGCAACCAGTACCTCCCCCCCGGAGACCCCAACAGAGGATACGACGGCTGGCTCGCGACCTCGGTCGGCCCAACAGACTGGGCGCGCAACAGCTCCAACCCCGcgaccaccatcctcaagaaACTCGCCGCCCTCACCGGCCAAGACGAAACCCGCGCTGCTGACCTCCTGGGAACCGACATCCTGACTGAgatccccaacctcgacgagACCTCCTCCCTCTACAACCTCGCCCAACACGCCGACAGCACCGGCAAGCGCAACTCCCCCAACAACTACGTCCGCGCCACCCTCGCCGACCCAGCCAAATACCCCCTGACTCTCAAACTCCACACCCTCGTTACCCGTGTCCTCTTCGACGAATCCACCGTCGGCGTCTCGGGCGTCACCCCCCGTGCCATCGGCGTCGAAATAATGCAGGGCCAATCCCTCTACAAAGCAGACCCCAAACACAACGGCCAGACCgcccccaaatcccaaatcctcgccgcccgcgAGGTCATCATCTCCGGCGGCGCCTTCAActccccccagctcctcaaaCTCTCCGGCATCGGCCCCAGAGACGAGCTCGCTAAGttcaacatccccctcgTCAAGCACCTGCCCGGAGTGGGCGAAAACCTAGGCGACAACTACGAGGGTTCCCTCCTAGCCATGGGGCAAACACCCGTCAATTCAGGCCTCATTACGGCCGTCTTCCGGACCCCCAACGCGCCCGACGCGAGACGCAACATCTTCACCTGGTGCggcgccttctccttcgaGGGCTTCTGGCCGGGCTTCCCCACTTGGCACGGCGCCGAGCAGTACACCTGTGCCCTGGTCCACATGCAGCCCAAATCCCAAGCCGGATCCGTCACCCTCCGGTCTGCCGACCCGCAGGACGTGCCCGATATCAACTTCCGGTTTTTCAAGAATCAGGGTGATCAAGacctggaggagctggtcgCGGGGGCGAATATCCTGCGGGAGGCGATCAACTCCGTGCCGGAGCCGGTCGCGCCGTTTGTAGAGAGGCATCCTTGTGAGGGGGACAGGCGGGAGTCGGGGGAttgtggggaggaggttcaAAAGGAGTATTTCAAGAGCCAGGCGTACAGCCATCACGCCACGAGCACGTGCGCgattgggggggaggatgaagaaatGGCTGTGTTGGATAGCAAGTTTAGGGTTCATGGGGTGAGGGggctgagggtggtggatgcgAGCGCTTTTCCTGTTGTTCCGGGAGCGTTTCCGAGTTGCCCGACTATGATGATTAGTGtcaaggcggcggaggataTTGTTgcggagaggaaggcggaggaAGCTGCGGCTGCGAGGATGTGA